A region from the Parasphingopyxis sp. CP4 genome encodes:
- a CDS encoding PAS domain-containing sensor histidine kinase yields MSSKDDPQIAALLGEAVDSALFALDSEGRISSWNSGAEQLFGQSADTALWQHFSICFTKEERANGLADAILEQARVAGSYQEKALKISRGDKEWRAKFYLQAVHDEHGEVTGFGGIARDITAEFAAEQRLIAQQQAVHQQERLRALGVLTGGIAHDFNNLLTVVRGSAELLQSDTLSPEQKAKQVDAIVETADRAAELTGQLLSFARQQPLQPERIDLNTVVAAIAERLKSELGGGIKILKAPESALHDVRVDPAQLENLVLNAATNARDAMDGEGTMTLATRNVEGANGEEVCLSIADTGTGMTPDTLQRAFDPFFTTKDPGKGTGLGLSQAYGFAVQSGGRLDISSEPGRGTTLSLYLPKADVAVPGDSADIDPARHDLPNGTRILLVEDSRTVAIFAQSLLEDMGCHVVHAANADEAILALEEESEEFDIIFSDIVMPGRSGLDLAEEVRSQKPELPILLATGYSEAAARGEGGEFPILPKPYKRDMLSEKLSETINAFRAAA; encoded by the coding sequence ATGTCATCCAAAGACGATCCGCAGATTGCGGCATTACTCGGCGAAGCTGTTGATTCTGCGCTTTTTGCGCTGGATAGCGAGGGCCGGATTTCCAGCTGGAATAGCGGTGCAGAGCAGCTTTTCGGGCAATCTGCGGATACTGCGCTGTGGCAGCATTTTTCAATCTGTTTTACCAAAGAAGAACGCGCCAACGGCCTTGCCGACGCGATATTGGAGCAGGCGCGGGTCGCTGGCAGCTATCAGGAAAAGGCGCTGAAAATTTCGCGGGGCGACAAAGAGTGGCGCGCGAAATTCTATCTCCAGGCGGTCCATGATGAGCATGGCGAAGTCACCGGCTTTGGTGGAATCGCCCGAGATATTACCGCAGAATTTGCCGCCGAACAGCGGTTGATTGCGCAGCAACAGGCAGTGCATCAGCAAGAACGCCTCCGTGCGCTGGGCGTGTTGACGGGCGGCATTGCGCATGACTTCAACAATCTGCTGACCGTCGTTCGCGGTTCGGCCGAATTACTGCAGAGCGACACGCTTTCGCCTGAGCAGAAGGCAAAGCAGGTCGATGCGATTGTCGAGACTGCCGATCGCGCTGCCGAGCTCACCGGTCAGCTGCTCTCCTTTGCGCGGCAACAGCCGCTGCAGCCCGAGCGCATCGATCTCAACACTGTCGTCGCAGCCATTGCCGAGCGCCTGAAATCCGAACTCGGTGGCGGCATCAAGATTCTCAAGGCACCGGAATCCGCGCTCCACGATGTGCGCGTCGATCCCGCCCAGCTTGAAAATCTGGTGCTCAATGCTGCGACCAATGCCCGCGACGCCATGGACGGCGAGGGCACCATGACATTGGCGACGCGCAACGTAGAGGGCGCGAATGGTGAGGAAGTGTGTCTCTCGATCGCTGACACCGGTACCGGCATGACGCCAGATACGCTTCAACGTGCTTTCGATCCCTTCTTCACAACGAAGGATCCAGGTAAGGGAACGGGCCTTGGCCTGTCACAGGCCTATGGCTTTGCGGTCCAGTCCGGCGGTCGTCTCGATATCAGCAGCGAGCCTGGCCGCGGAACGACGCTCAGCCTTTACCTTCCGAAAGCCGATGTCGCTGTTCCCGGCGATAGTGCCGATATCGATCCGGCCCGCCATGATCTGCCGAATGGCACGCGGATCTTGTTGGTCGAAGACAGTCGAACAGTCGCGATTTTCGCGCAATCCCTGCTCGAAGATATGGGCTGCCATGTCGTCCACGCAGCCAATGCGGATGAGGCAATCTTGGCGCTCGAAGAGGAATCCGAAGAGTTCGACATCATCTTTTCCGATATCGTCATGCCGGGGCGGAGCGGGCTTGATCTCGCTGAAGAAGTGCGCAGCCAGAAGCCGGAACTGCCGATCCTGCTGGCCACCGGCTATAGCGAGGCGGCGGCGCGCGGCGAGGGCGGCGAATTCCCGATTCTGCCCAAACCCTATAAGCGGGACATGCTATCGGAGAAATTGTCGGAGACGATCAACGCGTTTCGAGCGGCAGCCTAG
- the hslV gene encoding ATP-dependent protease subunit HslV → MSDNHSTAPWHGTTILAVRDSNKAVIAGDGQVSMGQTVMKPNAKKVRRLGDGNVIGGFAGATADAFTLFERLEAKLERHNGQLMRAAVELAKDWRTDKYLRNLEAMMIVADKDITLILTGNGDVLEPVDGIAAIGSGGNYALAGARALTDYEEDAEKIARRAMAIAAEVCVYTNDQLTIETIENG, encoded by the coding sequence ATGAGCGACAATCACAGCACTGCCCCGTGGCATGGAACCACCATTCTTGCCGTCCGAGATTCCAACAAGGCCGTAATCGCTGGCGATGGCCAGGTTTCGATGGGCCAGACAGTCATGAAACCCAACGCCAAAAAGGTGCGGCGCCTGGGCGATGGCAATGTGATTGGCGGCTTTGCTGGCGCGACGGCAGATGCCTTCACCCTGTTCGAACGGCTTGAGGCAAAGCTGGAGCGCCATAACGGCCAGCTGATGCGCGCCGCGGTTGAGCTCGCCAAGGATTGGCGGACCGACAAATATCTCCGCAATCTGGAAGCGATGATGATTGTTGCCGACAAGGACATCACCCTGATCCTCACCGGCAATGGCGATGTGCTTGAACCGGTAGACGGGATCGCGGCGATCGGATCTGGCGGCAATTATGCGCTCGCCGGCGCCCGTGCGCTGACAGATTATGAGGAAGATGCAGAAAAGATCGCCCGCCGTGCAATGGCAATCGCGGCGGAAGTCTGTGTTTACACCAATGACCAGCTGACGATCGAAACGATCGAAAACGGCTAA
- a CDS encoding putative quinol monooxygenase — MIIVQGWVRLDEGELDRLHDVAITMMEETRKEEGCIAYTFSRAMEDPNLMRIAEVWEDQASLDAHGKSPHMATFNQSLGSAKILGISIKAYPAEAGKTLMGAD, encoded by the coding sequence ATGATTATCGTTCAAGGATGGGTTCGCTTGGATGAAGGCGAACTGGATCGCCTGCATGATGTCGCGATCACGATGATGGAAGAAACCCGCAAGGAAGAGGGGTGTATCGCCTATACCTTCAGCCGGGCGATGGAAGATCCCAATCTCATGCGGATCGCCGAAGTCTGGGAAGATCAGGCATCGCTCGATGCGCATGGCAAGAGCCCACATATGGCGACGTTCAACCAATCGCTGGGCAGCGCGAAAATTCTCGGCATCAGTATCAAGGCCTATCCGGCCGAAGCCGGCAAGACGCTGATGGGCGCCGACTAG
- the hslU gene encoding ATP-dependent protease ATPase subunit HslU, whose product MNDALTPKAIVAALDEHIIGQNDAKRAVAVALRNRWRRQRLSEELRNEVTPKNILMIGPTGCGKTEISRRLAKLADAPFVKIEATKFTEVGYVGRDVEQIARDLVEDAVRLEKDRRREAVREDASKAAMERLLDALTGKGASDATRESFRQRIIDNHMNDTEVEIEVEDTPNMPMDIPGMSGQVGMINLSDMMGKAFGQQARKKRKMRVADAWDKLVEEESEKRLDQDDVARVALANAEANGIVFLDEIDKIADSDVRGGSVSREGVQRDLLPLIEGTTVATKYGPMKTDHILFIASGAFHVAKPSDMLPELQGRLPIRVELRALTEEDFVRILTETKANLPEQYRALIATEGVEIEFTEDAIAALAKIAAEVNSQIENIGARRLQTVLEKLVEEISFAAGSEEPDDDADALVIDAAYVEKQLAEVARDTDLSKYVL is encoded by the coding sequence ATGAACGACGCCCTCACCCCCAAAGCCATTGTGGCTGCGCTCGACGAGCATATTATCGGTCAGAACGATGCGAAGCGCGCGGTGGCCGTTGCCCTGCGCAATCGGTGGCGCCGCCAGCGGCTGTCCGAAGAGTTGCGCAATGAAGTCACGCCGAAAAACATCCTGATGATCGGGCCGACGGGTTGCGGCAAGACCGAGATCAGCCGCCGGCTCGCCAAGCTTGCCGACGCGCCCTTCGTCAAGATCGAAGCGACCAAGTTCACCGAAGTCGGCTATGTCGGCCGCGACGTCGAACAGATTGCCCGGGACCTGGTTGAAGATGCCGTGCGCCTGGAAAAGGATCGCCGCCGCGAAGCCGTGCGCGAAGACGCGTCCAAGGCGGCCATGGAACGCCTGCTCGATGCGCTAACCGGCAAAGGCGCCAGCGATGCGACGCGCGAAAGCTTCCGCCAGCGCATTATCGACAATCATATGAATGACACCGAAGTCGAGATTGAGGTCGAGGATACGCCCAATATGCCGATGGATATTCCCGGCATGTCGGGCCAGGTCGGCATGATCAATCTGTCTGACATGATGGGTAAGGCATTCGGCCAGCAAGCGCGCAAGAAGCGCAAGATGCGCGTCGCCGATGCCTGGGACAAGCTGGTCGAGGAAGAATCCGAAAAACGGCTCGACCAGGATGATGTTGCCCGCGTGGCGCTTGCCAACGCCGAAGCCAATGGCATCGTGTTCCTGGACGAGATCGACAAGATCGCGGATTCAGATGTTCGCGGCGGTTCCGTCAGCCGCGAAGGCGTGCAGCGCGACCTGCTGCCGCTGATCGAAGGTACGACCGTGGCCACCAAATATGGCCCGATGAAAACCGATCATATCCTGTTTATCGCGTCCGGCGCATTTCATGTCGCCAAACCGAGCGATATGCTCCCCGAGCTGCAAGGTCGACTGCCGATCCGGGTCGAGCTGCGTGCACTGACCGAAGAAGATTTTGTTCGCATCCTGACCGAGACCAAAGCCAATTTGCCCGAACAGTATCGGGCGCTCATCGCCACCGAAGGCGTGGAGATCGAGTTCACCGAGGATGCGATTGCGGCGCTGGCCAAGATTGCCGCCGAGGTGAACAGCCAGATCGAAAATATTGGCGCCCGGCGCCTACAGACAGTGCTCGAAAAGCTGGTCGAGGAGATCAGCTTCGCGGCCGGGTCGGAAGAACCCGACGACGATGCCGACGCTCTGGTGATCGATGCCGCTTATGTCGAAAAGCAGCTCGCCGAAGTGGCGCGCGACACGGACCTCAGCAAATATGTGCTCTAG
- a CDS encoding Mth938-like domain-containing protein, with protein sequence MASLERDTPAAGPVVTGFAGNAFRLDEEIVAGGLWLTPESARPWDIADMADLKVETLAPLLALAPSPEFLLLGTGARLERPSPAFVSAVEALDIGVEAMDSRAAARAWGMLRSEDRWIVAALLPID encoded by the coding sequence ATGGCCTCGCTTGAACGCGATACACCTGCTGCAGGGCCGGTGGTCACGGGATTCGCCGGCAATGCGTTCCGCCTCGATGAAGAGATAGTCGCGGGCGGCCTGTGGCTGACACCTGAATCGGCGCGGCCCTGGGATATTGCCGATATGGCCGATCTCAAGGTTGAGACGCTGGCGCCGTTGCTCGCCTTGGCGCCGAGCCCCGAATTTCTGCTGCTTGGCACCGGCGCGCGGCTCGAACGCCCATCACCTGCCTTTGTCAGCGCTGTGGAAGCGCTCGATATTGGTGTGGAGGCGATGGATAGCCGCGCCGCTGCGCGGGCCTGGGGGATGCTCCGCAGCGAAGATCGCTGGATTGTCGCAGCTCTCCTACCGATCGACTAG
- the secD gene encoding protein translocase subunit SecD, with product MNDFPTWKVWMLTALLVVGVLLAIPSLLTDAQREQIPDFLPQPSINLGLDLSGGVHILLEAQTEEFEDQRLQTMSDRIEDSMEDDGPLIEIGSLSRSGGEVSFTVRDEAQLDDAMERVRALTQPVGFTGERDFSVENEDSLQIVVRPTETGTAEAVNTAVETATEVVRARIDELGTREPTIIRQGSERIVVQVPGLDSPESLMSLLGRTASLEFRMVNYDADPNMALACQAPIGSEALPYANQQETAGCVIVQRRVMVSGDQLVNAQQGFDQRTGEVTVNLTFDGPGGRAFGRVTQENVGRPFAIILDGEVLSAPNINEPILGGNAQITGSFSVQSANELAIALRSGRLPVELAVIEDRTVGAEIGEEGVRLGGLAGMIATVAVMTFMFITYGRFGIYSNIALALNLFLILAIMAMLDATLTLPGIAGFVLTVGAAVDANVLINERIREEQRRGRKIIDAVQTGYKEASRAIFDANITNFIGGALMFSFGSGPVRGFAVVLVVGIITSVFTAVTITRMMVSVWIKNKRPKELVI from the coding sequence ATGAACGATTTCCCGACATGGAAGGTCTGGATGCTGACGGCATTGCTGGTCGTCGGCGTGCTGCTCGCTATTCCGAGCCTGTTGACCGATGCCCAGCGTGAGCAGATCCCCGATTTCCTCCCGCAACCCTCGATCAATCTCGGCCTCGATCTGTCGGGCGGCGTGCATATCCTGCTCGAAGCGCAGACCGAAGAATTTGAAGACCAGCGCCTCCAGACCATGTCGGATCGCATCGAAGATTCGATGGAAGATGATGGCCCGCTGATTGAAATTGGCAGCCTGTCCCGCAGTGGCGGTGAGGTCAGCTTCACGGTGCGCGACGAAGCGCAGCTCGACGATGCGATGGAGCGGGTTCGGGCGCTCACCCAGCCGGTTGGATTTACCGGTGAGCGCGATTTCAGTGTCGAGAATGAAGATTCGCTGCAGATCGTCGTGCGGCCAACCGAAACCGGCACCGCCGAAGCGGTCAATACAGCGGTGGAAACCGCAACCGAAGTTGTTCGGGCGCGTATCGATGAACTTGGCACCCGCGAACCAACGATCATTCGCCAGGGCAGCGAACGGATCGTGGTACAGGTCCCTGGCCTCGATAGTCCTGAATCGCTGATGAGCTTGCTTGGCCGAACGGCGTCGCTCGAATTTCGCATGGTGAACTATGATGCCGATCCGAATATGGCACTGGCCTGCCAGGCCCCGATCGGCAGTGAAGCCTTGCCCTATGCCAATCAGCAGGAAACGGCTGGCTGTGTGATCGTGCAACGCCGCGTGATGGTGTCCGGTGACCAGTTGGTGAATGCCCAGCAGGGTTTTGACCAGCGCACCGGCGAAGTGACGGTGAACCTCACCTTTGACGGACCGGGCGGCCGCGCCTTTGGCCGGGTGACGCAGGAAAATGTCGGTCGACCTTTTGCAATCATCCTTGATGGCGAAGTGCTGTCAGCACCGAATATCAACGAACCGATCCTCGGCGGTAATGCACAGATTACCGGCAGCTTCTCGGTCCAGTCGGCCAATGAGCTGGCGATTGCGTTGCGCTCGGGTCGCCTGCCGGTTGAACTGGCCGTGATCGAAGATCGCACCGTCGGCGCGGAAATCGGTGAAGAAGGTGTGCGGCTTGGCGGATTGGCCGGCATGATCGCGACGGTTGCCGTGATGACATTCATGTTCATCACCTATGGCCGCTTTGGCATCTATTCGAACATTGCCCTGGCGCTGAACCTGTTCCTCATCCTGGCAATCATGGCGATGCTGGATGCAACGCTAACGCTTCCAGGCATTGCCGGCTTTGTCCTGACGGTGGGTGCCGCAGTTGATGCGAACGTGCTGATCAATGAACGAATACGAGAAGAACAGAGACGCGGGCGCAAGATCATCGATGCGGTGCAGACTGGTTACAAGGAAGCCAGCCGTGCTATTTTCGATGCCAATATCACCAACTTTATCGGTGGCGCGCTGATGTTCTCATTCGGCTCCGGTCCGGTGCGCGGTTTCGCGGTCGTGCTGGTCGTCGGTATCATTACCTCGGTCTTTACCGCGGTTACCATCACCCGGATGATGGTATCGGTCTGGATCAAGAATAAGCGGCCCAAGGAGCTTGTGATCTGA
- the secF gene encoding protein translocase subunit SecF, which translates to MRLLKLVPDTTNIQFLKFRNIAIIFSIILTVASITLTATRGLNFGVDFAGGQMIQATFADDLEAPVTELREDIAALGIEGASIQRFGDENQVSIRMRVTEGANDDPALANEVSTRVTQMMQAEYEGVRIDSVDSVSGKVSDELFRAGALALGLAMIAIALYIWLRFEWQFGVGALFALFHDVALTFGFFALTQLEFNLNIVAALLTIIGYSLNDTIVVYDRIRENLRKYRKMEIVPLLDLSVNETLARTVMTSLTMAIALVVLIWIGPDLLFGFTTAMLLGIFVGTYSSVYMAAPILIWLKVGPDTFVPEETGGEQKIHKEGYGR; encoded by the coding sequence ATGCGACTTCTCAAGCTTGTCCCCGACACGACGAACATCCAGTTCCTCAAATTTCGCAATATTGCGATTATCTTCTCGATCATCCTGACCGTGGCATCGATTACGCTGACCGCGACCCGCGGCCTGAATTTCGGCGTCGATTTCGCTGGCGGCCAGATGATCCAGGCCACCTTTGCCGACGATCTGGAGGCACCGGTTACAGAGCTGCGCGAAGATATTGCGGCGCTCGGCATCGAAGGTGCGTCGATCCAGCGGTTCGGTGATGAAAACCAGGTGTCCATCCGCATGCGCGTAACCGAGGGTGCGAATGACGATCCGGCGCTCGCCAATGAGGTGTCAACGCGCGTCACCCAGATGATGCAGGCCGAATATGAAGGGGTGCGGATCGATTCCGTCGATTCGGTATCGGGTAAAGTATCGGACGAGCTGTTCCGCGCCGGTGCACTGGCGCTGGGACTCGCGATGATCGCGATTGCGCTGTACATCTGGCTACGCTTTGAGTGGCAGTTCGGGGTGGGGGCGTTGTTCGCGCTGTTCCATGACGTCGCGCTGACCTTCGGTTTCTTTGCGCTCACCCAGCTGGAGTTCAATCTCAACATCGTCGCCGCGCTGCTGACAATCATCGGCTATTCGCTCAACGATACGATCGTTGTTTATGACCGGATCCGCGAAAATCTACGCAAATATCGCAAGATGGAGATTGTCCCGCTGCTCGATCTGTCGGTGAACGAAACGCTGGCCCGCACGGTGATGACGAGCTTGACCATGGCGATTGCACTGGTTGTGTTGATCTGGATTGGCCCGGATCTCCTGTTCGGCTTCACCACGGCGATGCTGTTGGGGATCTTCGTTGGTACCTATAGCTCGGTCTATATGGCGGCACCGATCCTCATCTGGCTCAAAGTCGGCCCGGATACGTTCGTGCCCGAAGAGACCGGTGGCGAGCAGAAGATCCATAAGGAGGGCTACGGCCGCTAA
- a CDS encoding outer membrane protein assembly factor BamD, producing MRIQSRPAAMLFAAIALVPLASCAGPSAQTRADNQYVASDVNTLYNLAKDRLDRNQYGLAAAIFSEVERQHPYSPWARRAQLMGAFSNYLDGEYPEAISAARRFLAIHPGNRDAPYAYYLIAMSYYEQISDVTRDQSLTRQAQAALNEVVRRFPDSVYAADARLKLDLVNDHLAGKEMEIGRFYQRRRQWLAATVRFRNVVDSFDTTTHAPEALMRLTESYLALGIVEEARRAAAVLGNNYPESRWYNRAYELMQRHGGIPAPAAG from the coding sequence ATGCGTATCCAGTCCCGCCCCGCGGCCATGTTGTTTGCCGCCATCGCTCTCGTCCCGCTTGCTTCATGTGCCGGTCCGAGCGCGCAAACCCGCGCCGACAACCAATATGTCGCCAGCGATGTGAACACCCTGTACAATCTCGCCAAGGACCGGCTCGACCGGAACCAATACGGGCTTGCAGCGGCGATCTTCTCCGAAGTCGAGCGCCAGCACCCCTATTCGCCCTGGGCGCGCCGTGCGCAGTTGATGGGGGCTTTCAGCAACTATCTTGATGGCGAATATCCCGAAGCGATTTCCGCGGCGCGACGCTTTCTCGCGATCCACCCAGGCAACCGGGATGCGCCTTACGCCTATTATCTGATTGCGATGAGCTATTATGAGCAGATCTCAGACGTCACCCGCGATCAATCGCTGACCCGCCAGGCGCAGGCTGCGCTGAACGAAGTCGTGCGGCGGTTCCCGGACAGCGTCTATGCGGCTGATGCCCGGCTGAAGCTGGACCTCGTTAACGATCATCTCGCCGGCAAGGAAATGGAAATCGGACGCTTTTACCAGCGCCGTCGGCAGTGGCTCGCGGCGACTGTCCGCTTCCGCAATGTCGTCGACAGTTTCGATACGACCACCCATGCACCCGAAGCGCTGATGCGTTTGACGGAAAGCTATCTGGCTCTGGGTATCGTTGAGGAGGCGCGCCGTGCCGCCGCCGTGCTCGGGAATAACTATCCTGAGTCGCGCTGGTACAACCGGGCCTATGAACTCATGCAACGCCATGGTGGCATTCCCGCTCCGGCAGCGGGCTAA
- a CDS encoding holin family protein, with the protein MSIISGLLGPLSTVIDRILPDREARDRAKLELLKLEGSQAAETLQTQLSAIIAEAQSPDPWTSRARPSFLYVMYVLLLWALPMGVLAAFRPEAAQNIAAGMNAYLAGIPEPLYALFGTGYLGYTAARQWGKIKGVDR; encoded by the coding sequence ATGTCCATCATTTCCGGGCTTTTGGGCCCGCTCAGCACCGTCATCGATCGTATCCTGCCGGACCGCGAGGCACGGGATCGCGCCAAGCTGGAGCTCCTCAAACTGGAGGGCAGCCAGGCGGCGGAAACGCTGCAGACCCAGCTGTCTGCAATCATTGCCGAAGCACAATCGCCCGACCCCTGGACCAGCCGGGCGCGGCCAAGCTTTCTCTATGTGATGTATGTTCTGCTGCTCTGGGCGCTGCCGATGGGCGTGCTCGCCGCTTTTCGACCTGAAGCGGCGCAGAATATCGCCGCCGGCATGAACGCCTATCTCGCCGGAATCCCCGAGCCGCTATATGCGCTGTTCGGCACCGGCTATCTCGGTTATACCGCTGCCCGGCAATGGGGAAAGATAAAGGGTGTCGATCGCTAG
- a CDS encoding glycosyltransferase yields MLRVLTLATLFPDAARPTFGGFVERQTLGLAARDDVQLEVVAPIGVPIWPLSRHERYRKFRDVPEQELWKDVIVHRPRFGVLPKIGGSRSPAAIARALRPVIKTIRERFAFDVVDAEFFYPDGPAAMRIAKAFDVPFSVKARGADIHYWGARPGSGSQVLAAGQAANGLLAVSEALKADMVALGMPGEKIAVHYTGIDKHRFKPIERSKAKQEINVAGPMIVTVGALIPRKGQSLVIRALKEIPDAELWCIGEGEDRSSLTTLADQLGLADRVHLPGNLPHDEVAKLVATADVLALPSVSEGLANAWVEALACGTPIVISDAGGAKELVDRPEAGAIVPSDPAAIATAINAILADPPDQQAVRATVDKFSWKQNSEQLFAHLSALVDR; encoded by the coding sequence ATGCTTCGCGTGTTGACCCTCGCCACCCTGTTCCCGGACGCCGCGCGCCCGACATTTGGCGGTTTTGTCGAGCGTCAGACGCTTGGGCTTGCGGCACGGGATGATGTCCAGCTGGAGGTTGTCGCCCCAATTGGGGTCCCGATTTGGCCGCTTAGCCGGCACGAGCGCTATCGAAAATTCCGCGATGTTCCCGAGCAAGAGCTGTGGAAGGATGTCATTGTCCACCGGCCACGTTTTGGGGTGCTCCCCAAAATCGGGGGATCGCGATCCCCTGCCGCAATCGCAAGGGCGCTAAGGCCGGTGATCAAGACGATCCGCGAACGCTTTGCGTTCGACGTTGTCGATGCCGAATTTTTCTACCCCGATGGTCCCGCCGCCATGCGCATTGCCAAAGCGTTCGATGTGCCCTTCTCGGTCAAGGCCCGCGGCGCAGACATCCATTATTGGGGGGCTCGACCGGGTTCGGGTTCACAGGTGCTGGCGGCCGGTCAGGCGGCCAACGGATTGCTGGCCGTCAGCGAAGCGCTGAAGGCCGACATGGTGGCGCTTGGGATGCCGGGCGAGAAGATTGCCGTCCATTATACCGGCATCGACAAGCACCGATTCAAGCCGATCGAAAGGAGCAAGGCCAAACAGGAAATCAATGTTGCCGGCCCGATGATTGTTACGGTCGGCGCGCTGATACCGCGCAAAGGCCAGTCCCTGGTGATTCGCGCATTGAAAGAAATCCCGGACGCTGAGCTATGGTGCATCGGCGAAGGCGAGGACCGTTCCAGCCTGACGACCCTGGCGGACCAACTCGGTCTCGCCGATCGCGTCCATCTTCCGGGCAATCTGCCGCATGACGAAGTCGCAAAACTGGTGGCTACGGCGGATGTTCTGGCGCTCCCATCCGTATCGGAAGGACTGGCCAATGCCTGGGTTGAGGCGCTGGCCTGCGGTACCCCGATCGTGATCAGCGATGCCGGCGGCGCAAAGGAACTGGTGGACCGGCCCGAAGCGGGTGCGATTGTCCCGAGCGACCCAGCGGCCATCGCCACCGCCATCAACGCGATCCTCGCCGATCCCCCTGATCAACAGGCCGTGCGCGCCACAGTCGACAAATTTTCATGGAAACAGAATAGCGAACAGCTCTTCGCCCATCTCTCCGCCCTAGTCGATCGGTAG
- a CDS encoding nitroreductase, with the protein MAELTASEAINARQSRRAFLDTPVPRETVERLLALASRSPSGSNMQPWNVYVVTGDKLDELKAVALKAIANGVDLGAAEFEIYPAGMSDVHTERRLRNAEEMFGAAGVARDYVAGRMGQMAANFRFFDAPVGMFFSIDRALAVGNGQMAHLGMFIQTLMLAAQAEGLDTCPQEAWAILHDTVAPWLGIPDEQMLYCGLALGHHDPDAPINSFRTDREPIESFTTFLGN; encoded by the coding sequence ATGGCCGAGCTGACAGCATCCGAAGCGATCAACGCGCGCCAGTCCCGCCGCGCCTTTCTCGACACGCCGGTTCCGCGCGAAACAGTTGAGCGGTTATTGGCCCTGGCCAGCCGCTCACCCTCGGGCAGCAATATGCAGCCCTGGAACGTCTATGTCGTGACCGGTGACAAGCTGGACGAACTCAAGGCAGTGGCGCTCAAGGCGATTGCCAATGGCGTTGATCTTGGGGCGGCCGAGTTTGAAATCTATCCGGCTGGAATGAGCGACGTGCATACCGAGCGGCGCCTGCGCAATGCCGAAGAGATGTTCGGTGCAGCTGGCGTTGCCCGTGACTATGTGGCCGGCCGGATGGGACAGATGGCGGCAAACTTCCGCTTCTTCGATGCGCCGGTTGGCATGTTCTTTTCAATCGATCGCGCGCTTGCGGTCGGCAATGGCCAGATGGCGCATCTCGGCATGTTCATCCAGACATTGATGCTCGCCGCGCAAGCAGAGGGCCTCGACACCTGCCCGCAGGAGGCCTGGGCAATCTTGCATGACACGGTCGCGCCCTGGCTCGGCATACCGGATGAACAGATGCTCTATTGCGGCTTGGCCCTTGGCCATCATGATCCCGATGCGCCGATCAACAGCTTCCGGACGGATCGCGAGCCGATCGAGAGTTTCACGACCTTTCTCGGCAATTGA
- the yajC gene encoding preprotein translocase subunit YajC, with the protein MSATPVLAAAAPSGGAGAFIIQLVPLLLIFVIFWFLLIRPQQKRMKDHRDMITAVKKGDRVVTGGGLLGKVTKVKDDEVEIDLGGGQKVTALKATLSDVRNPGAAND; encoded by the coding sequence ATGTCCGCCACACCCGTTCTTGCCGCAGCCGCTCCATCTGGAGGCGCCGGCGCTTTCATCATTCAGCTCGTTCCACTCTTGCTGATCTTCGTGATCTTCTGGTTCCTGCTGATCCGTCCGCAACAAAAACGGATGAAGGATCATCGCGATATGATCACGGCCGTGAAAAAGGGCGATCGCGTGGTTACCGGCGGTGGCTTGCTCGGCAAGGTTACCAAGGTCAAAGATGATGAAGTCGAGATAGATCTCGGCGGCGGACAGAAAGTCACGGCATTGAAAGCCACCCTGTCCGATGTGCGCAATCCCGGCGCAGCCAACGATTAA